One genomic segment of Paenibacillus xylanexedens includes these proteins:
- a CDS encoding SDR family oxidoreductase — MTAEEHLTKDGQGRINTGLGAVKKTKERANAPVALITGTSSGFGMLTAITLAKQGYLVVATMRDLSRREELVKLAEQAGLAERLQYVQLDVTDAESVQKAVRSVLHNNGRIDMLVNNAGFAVGGFIEEVSMEDWRRQMETNLFGLIAVTRAVLPVMREQKQGLIINLSSVSGLSGFPGYAPYAASKFAVEGFTESLRHEISSFGVRVVLVEPGSYRTPIWNKGLGEIHRSEDSPYKHKLDAVLRYSQHASETAPDPQEVADLIGRIARMRAPRLRYALGKGSRVLIIGKAVLPWKWLERIIARGLK, encoded by the coding sequence GTGACAGCAGAGGAACACTTAACAAAGGACGGCCAGGGGCGCATTAACACGGGTCTTGGTGCAGTGAAGAAGACAAAGGAGAGAGCGAACGCTCCGGTGGCCTTAATTACGGGTACATCCAGTGGTTTTGGTATGCTCACCGCAATCACCCTTGCTAAGCAGGGGTATCTTGTTGTTGCTACAATGCGTGATCTGAGTCGAAGAGAAGAATTGGTGAAACTGGCTGAACAGGCGGGGTTAGCTGAACGTTTGCAATATGTGCAACTGGACGTGACCGATGCTGAATCCGTGCAGAAAGCTGTGCGGTCCGTACTTCATAATAATGGCCGAATCGACATGCTGGTGAACAATGCAGGATTTGCGGTGGGCGGGTTCATTGAGGAAGTATCGATGGAGGATTGGCGGCGCCAGATGGAAACGAATCTATTTGGATTAATCGCCGTGACACGTGCGGTCCTGCCTGTGATGCGTGAACAGAAGCAGGGGCTGATTATTAACTTGTCCAGTGTAAGTGGGTTGTCCGGTTTTCCAGGGTATGCGCCCTATGCTGCCTCCAAATTCGCTGTGGAAGGATTCACGGAAAGTTTGCGTCATGAGATATCTTCGTTCGGTGTTCGGGTGGTATTAGTTGAGCCTGGATCTTATCGCACGCCGATCTGGAATAAAGGTTTGGGTGAGATTCATCGGAGCGAGGACTCTCCGTATAAACATAAACTGGATGCGGTTCTTCGTTATTCCCAACATGCAAGCGAGACGGCACCTGATCCACAGGAGGTAGCTGATCTGATTGGCCGAATTGCACGGATGCGTGCACCAAGGCTTCGATATGCGCTGGGAAAAGGTTCGCGTGTGCTCATCATAGGCAAAGCCGTGCTACCCTGGAAGTGGCTGGAGCGGATTATCGCCCGTGGTTTAAAATAG
- a CDS encoding GNAT family N-acetyltransferase, producing the protein MYTINEQQRLISINEPGGGQAPAIFIGMTSADSLIYYHEQLPPDLMDELGKDCELPLDIPKLIRKVETFEPVNRVWMGPAYAFPEISHEWNQKVQLIGQEQRYSLAEHFPELTDYLYEKSPVAAYVIGDSAVAVCCSARLSNHGAEASLYTAPGYRGHGYAAETVKCWQYYVKERGRMPIYSTSWDNLASQHVARKLGLIQFGVDFSITTVDLRKGCDV; encoded by the coding sequence TTGTATACAATCAATGAGCAGCAGCGTCTCATAAGCATTAACGAGCCAGGTGGTGGGCAAGCTCCAGCCATTTTTATCGGCATGACTTCTGCTGATTCACTGATCTATTACCATGAGCAGTTACCGCCGGATCTAATGGATGAGTTGGGGAAGGATTGCGAGCTTCCGTTGGATATTCCGAAACTGATTCGCAAGGTGGAAACCTTTGAGCCAGTTAACCGTGTGTGGATGGGACCCGCCTATGCTTTTCCTGAGATATCTCACGAGTGGAATCAGAAGGTTCAGTTGATTGGTCAGGAGCAGCGTTATTCGCTGGCAGAGCATTTCCCTGAATTAACAGACTACTTGTATGAAAAAAGCCCTGTTGCCGCTTATGTTATTGGGGATTCTGCTGTGGCAGTGTGCTGCTCCGCGAGGCTCTCCAATCATGGGGCGGAAGCGAGCCTATATACGGCACCCGGTTATAGAGGACATGGATATGCAGCGGAAACGGTAAAGTGCTGGCAGTATTATGTCAAGGAGCGTGGACGCATGCCAATCTACAGTACATCTTGGGATAATCTCGCTTCACAGCATGTTGCCCGTAAACTCGGATTAATCCAGTTCGGTGTGGATTTCAGTATCACAACTGTGGATTTGAGGAAGGGCTGTGATGTCTGA
- a CDS encoding TIGR01777 family oxidoreductase, producing MKKVVLAGGTGFVGQDFAQRFKKLGYEVLIISRQPGHIAWEDRAGIIEVLEEAEMLINLAGKSVNCRYTEENRKAILESRTRTTRILGEAVLACNHPPELWINSSTATIYRHAEDRPMTEKEGEIGSGFSVDVAKAWEQAFFEFSLPSTRQIALRIAIVLGEGGVMVPMTNLVRFGLGGSQGAGTQQFSWIHIEDLFRMVIYLQEHPHLNGVFNASSPHPVTNRELMARLREQMGVRIGLPSPRWMLELGACFIQTETELVLKSRWVIPERLEREGFTFTYGTLDAALAEILNKKK from the coding sequence GTGAAGAAGGTTGTATTAGCTGGTGGAACGGGATTTGTCGGACAGGATTTTGCCCAAAGATTCAAGAAACTAGGTTATGAGGTGTTAATTATCTCGCGTCAGCCCGGTCATATTGCTTGGGAGGATCGTGCAGGAATCATAGAGGTACTGGAAGAAGCAGAGATGTTAATTAACCTGGCAGGTAAATCGGTGAACTGCCGTTATACGGAGGAGAATCGCAAAGCCATTCTGGAATCCAGAACCCGTACCACGCGTATTCTCGGCGAAGCCGTTCTGGCTTGTAATCATCCTCCCGAACTATGGATTAATTCGAGTACAGCGACCATATACAGACATGCTGAAGATCGTCCCATGACGGAAAAAGAGGGCGAGATTGGCTCTGGCTTCTCGGTCGACGTTGCCAAGGCATGGGAACAGGCTTTCTTTGAATTCAGTCTGCCGTCTACGCGTCAGATTGCACTGCGAATTGCGATTGTGCTGGGCGAGGGTGGCGTGATGGTGCCCATGACGAACCTCGTCCGTTTTGGATTGGGAGGATCTCAAGGTGCAGGAACACAGCAGTTCAGCTGGATTCATATCGAGGATCTCTTCCGCATGGTGATCTATCTGCAAGAGCATCCACACTTGAATGGTGTGTTCAATGCGTCCTCTCCGCATCCGGTGACGAATCGGGAGCTAATGGCGCGTCTGAGAGAACAGATGGGTGTGCGGATTGGACTGCCTTCTCCTCGCTGGATGCTTGAACTGGGCGCATGTTTCATACAGACCGAGACGGAACTGGTTCTCAAAAGTCGTTGGGTGATTCCAGAGCGATTGGAGAGGGAAGGCTTCACGTTCACATACGGTACACTAGATGCAGCTCTTGCCGAGATTTTGAATAAGAAGAAATGA
- a CDS encoding GNAT family N-acetyltransferase translates to MNEGRKQETYIIRNIQRDEADIYWPLRLEALKTHPEAFGASFELSIQIPMNEVQERIHNEPDDYILGAYTTEGTLAGMMGFKREHGLKLRHKGMIWGVYVAPPYRGSGLASRLLREVLDRGRHLEGIKQINLSVVTTNESARRLYERYGFEVYGIERNALEVHGRGYDEAHMNYFYAVHSTLDDDITTGGAL, encoded by the coding sequence ATGAACGAAGGTCGAAAGCAAGAGACCTATATCATTCGCAATATTCAGCGGGATGAAGCAGACATCTACTGGCCTTTGCGACTGGAAGCACTGAAAACACATCCTGAAGCCTTTGGGGCTTCGTTTGAATTGTCCATTCAGATCCCTATGAATGAAGTGCAGGAACGCATACATAATGAGCCCGATGATTATATTCTAGGCGCATATACAACAGAAGGAACACTGGCGGGAATGATGGGTTTCAAAAGGGAACACGGCCTGAAGCTCAGGCACAAAGGCATGATCTGGGGCGTCTATGTTGCTCCGCCATATCGGGGAAGTGGGCTGGCTTCGCGTTTGCTCCGCGAGGTGCTGGATCGGGGAAGACATCTGGAAGGTATCAAGCAGATTAATCTGAGTGTAGTGACAACCAATGAATCAGCCCGACGTTTATACGAGCGATATGGATTTGAAGTTTATGGCATCGAGCGTAACGCGTTGGAAGTCCATGGCCGGGGATATGATGAGGCGCATATGAATTACTTTTATGCGGTGCACTCAACATTGGATGATGATATCACAACAGGAGGAGCCCTATGA
- a CDS encoding beta-ketoacyl-ACP synthase III, translating into MQLRRVRIAGTGKYLPEQEVTDEELDRRLDVPAGWVSKATGVGVRHYASGEETSSFMGARAAQAALADAGLQFSDIDCLVCTSGTKEQPLPSTAVFIQQAMGQEDSGVPAFDMDATCLSFLNGLDVISYMVDAGRYRRVLLVATEIASAGLNWSDKESAALFGDGAAAVIIERSPEGSSSQIVHASLQTYSRGARFSEIAGGGTRLHASNYKADQPEPYLFHMDGQAIFRMASRLLPGFISDMLQATGNRMEDFQLVIPHQGSAMAMRLIRKKLGIAEDRFMDITRNHGNTIAASIPMGLHEAIRQQRIQRGDRVLMIGTAAGLSLGGLIFDY; encoded by the coding sequence ATGCAACTTAGAAGAGTAAGGATCGCGGGAACAGGGAAGTACCTGCCTGAACAGGAAGTCACCGATGAGGAACTGGATCGCCGCTTAGACGTGCCTGCGGGCTGGGTCAGCAAAGCCACAGGTGTAGGTGTGCGCCATTATGCTTCGGGTGAAGAAACCTCCTCTTTCATGGGCGCGCGGGCTGCGCAAGCTGCACTGGCGGATGCAGGATTACAATTCAGTGATATCGACTGTCTGGTGTGTACCAGTGGCACGAAGGAACAACCGCTGCCAAGTACGGCGGTATTTATCCAGCAGGCTATGGGGCAGGAAGATTCTGGCGTACCTGCTTTTGATATGGATGCAACCTGCCTGAGTTTCCTGAACGGACTCGATGTGATCTCCTATATGGTAGATGCTGGACGTTACCGGCGAGTACTGCTCGTAGCCACCGAGATTGCCTCAGCCGGACTAAATTGGTCTGATAAAGAAAGTGCGGCCCTGTTCGGAGATGGAGCGGCCGCTGTTATTATTGAGCGTTCGCCTGAAGGGTCATCCTCTCAGATTGTACATGCTTCCCTTCAAACCTACAGCCGAGGTGCTCGCTTCTCGGAGATTGCCGGTGGAGGTACACGGCTGCATGCTTCGAATTATAAGGCAGATCAGCCTGAACCCTACCTATTTCATATGGATGGACAGGCGATCTTCCGCATGGCTTCCAGACTTTTGCCTGGCTTCATCAGCGATATGCTGCAGGCTACCGGGAATCGAATGGAGGATTTCCAATTGGTCATTCCCCATCAGGGAAGTGCCATGGCGATGAGACTGATCCGTAAGAAGCTTGGCATTGCTGAAGATCGATTTATGGACATCACACGAAATCACGGCAATACGATCGCGGCATCTATCCCGATGGGTCTGCATGAAGCGATTAGACAACAGCGTATTCAGCGTGGAGATCGGGTGTTGATGATTGGCACGGCTGCCGGATTATCATTGGGAGGACTCATTTTTGACTACTAG
- a CDS encoding ATP-grasp domain-containing protein produces the protein MTTRSGETGHRTSASLRVLLTGGRAPVTLDLARMLHRAGHRVYVAESAVRHLTRLSRAVEQCAVVPSPRHETHAYLAELERLIQDWQIDLLIPMCEEVFYVAQGADRLRVHCRVLVTTLEQLHELHHKYNFIKLAGSLGLSVPDTRLITSREEWMGAQSVLGKVGDWVWKPVYSRFAAKVRMPTLMTDDTGVGTDQEGNVSEKKRRHFCNDPPEEGQLSVASPWVAQAYIPGQMLCTYSIAHEGQLVAHATYDSRYRTGSVGASVFFEQVEHDDALAWVRQFVEATGFSGQIGFDFIEGPDGQVYAIECNPRATSGIHLFHPGDDLVRALTEPETLVKERRMITPARGSKAMLMLPMLGSGVQQIFGKGKFRAWIAAWRGTRDVVYARQDLQPLMEQFGVVLAAWRLARSQKCSLTEALTHDIEWNGEQQ, from the coding sequence TTGACTACTAGATCTGGGGAAACCGGACATCGTACATCTGCTTCTCTCCGTGTGTTGCTTACAGGCGGAAGGGCTCCTGTAACGCTTGATCTGGCACGCATGCTTCATCGAGCAGGCCATCGGGTCTATGTTGCGGAGAGTGCCGTACGGCATCTGACCAGATTATCTCGTGCAGTGGAACAGTGTGCTGTGGTCCCGTCGCCACGTCATGAGACACATGCTTATCTGGCGGAGCTGGAAAGGTTGATTCAGGATTGGCAGATTGACCTGTTGATTCCGATGTGTGAAGAAGTCTTCTATGTTGCTCAAGGGGCAGACAGACTGCGTGTACATTGCCGTGTCCTGGTTACAACTCTGGAGCAATTACATGAGCTGCACCATAAATATAATTTTATCAAGCTTGCAGGGTCACTCGGTCTTTCGGTTCCGGATACACGCCTGATCACCAGTCGGGAGGAATGGATGGGAGCTCAGTCTGTTCTGGGAAAAGTAGGAGATTGGGTGTGGAAACCGGTGTATTCCCGCTTTGCAGCCAAAGTTCGCATGCCAACACTCATGACCGATGACACTGGGGTAGGGACGGATCAGGAAGGAAACGTAAGCGAAAAGAAACGTCGACATTTCTGTAACGACCCTCCGGAAGAAGGGCAGTTATCCGTTGCTTCCCCTTGGGTTGCACAGGCCTACATTCCTGGTCAGATGTTATGTACATACAGCATAGCGCATGAAGGGCAACTGGTTGCACATGCCACTTACGACAGTCGCTATCGTACAGGAAGCGTGGGAGCCAGTGTCTTTTTTGAACAGGTGGAACATGATGATGCCCTTGCGTGGGTGAGACAATTTGTTGAGGCAACGGGTTTTAGTGGACAGATTGGGTTTGATTTTATAGAAGGTCCGGATGGGCAAGTATATGCAATTGAGTGTAATCCGAGGGCAACGAGTGGGATTCATCTGTTTCACCCCGGAGATGACTTGGTGCGTGCACTGACTGAACCGGAGACGTTGGTCAAAGAAAGAAGAATGATCACGCCCGCACGGGGCAGCAAAGCCATGCTCATGCTTCCCATGCTGGGAAGCGGGGTTCAGCAGATCTTCGGCAAAGGAAAGTTCCGGGCATGGATAGCAGCGTGGCGTGGCACCAGGGATGTGGTCTATGCACGACAGGATCTTCAACCTTTAATGGAACAATTCGGAGTGGTGCTGGCCGCATGGCGTCTGGCAAGATCGCAGAAGTGCTCGCTGACTGAAGCTTTGACTCACGACATAGAATGGAACGGTGAACAACAATGA
- a CDS encoding DJ-1/PfpI family protein, with translation MKIAFVLFDGLTFLDFAGFYDVINRLNFFEPTKGTTWETCAMTDQVTDESGLTMKVDRVKPDLSEYDLVFIPGGMGTRKLRYDEAFVGWLRQAASVPLKVSVCTGSLLLGAAGFLSGKKATTHPRAYNLLEPYVTEVIQKRIVKDGNVITAGGVATSIDLGIYVVGLLAGQEAAANVKLQIDYPYEMQGVVEE, from the coding sequence ATGAAAATTGCATTCGTTTTGTTTGATGGACTGACTTTCCTTGATTTTGCAGGGTTTTATGATGTGATCAATCGGTTGAATTTCTTTGAACCAACCAAAGGAACGACGTGGGAAACCTGTGCCATGACAGATCAGGTTACGGATGAGTCTGGTTTAACGATGAAGGTGGATCGAGTGAAGCCTGACCTCTCGGAATATGATCTCGTGTTCATCCCCGGGGGCATGGGAACGCGCAAGCTTCGATATGACGAGGCATTTGTAGGTTGGCTGAGACAGGCTGCGTCTGTACCATTGAAGGTTTCGGTGTGCACAGGCTCTCTGCTGCTGGGTGCAGCTGGTTTTTTATCCGGCAAAAAAGCAACAACACATCCCCGTGCATATAATTTGCTTGAGCCGTATGTCACCGAGGTGATTCAGAAGCGGATTGTAAAAGATGGAAATGTAATTACGGCTGGTGGAGTAGCCACGTCCATTGACCTTGGGATTTATGTTGTTGGGTTGCTTGCAGGACAGGAAGCGGCAGCGAATGTAAAACTTCAGATCGATTATCCTTATGAGATGCAGGGAGTGGTCGAAGAATGA
- a CDS encoding BlaI/MecI/CopY family transcriptional regulator yields MNQIQKLSETEMELMVVIWSCAPPVTSTELLDIFAEKGKAWKAQTMSTFLSRLVDKGALTVTRRGRTNDYVPLLQPEDYKLQETQHVIDGLYQGSVKNLVSAMYDGDKLSDDDISELKKWLSEK; encoded by the coding sequence GTGAACCAGATTCAAAAATTATCCGAAACAGAAATGGAGTTAATGGTCGTTATATGGTCATGCGCCCCACCGGTCACCTCGACAGAACTATTAGACATATTCGCTGAGAAGGGGAAAGCGTGGAAAGCGCAGACCATGTCTACCTTTCTATCACGGTTGGTGGATAAAGGCGCACTTACCGTCACGAGACGTGGACGAACCAATGATTATGTACCTCTTCTACAACCCGAAGATTACAAACTACAGGAAACGCAGCACGTTATTGATGGACTCTACCAAGGTTCAGTTAAAAATTTGGTTTCGGCCATGTATGATGGCGACAAGCTTTCAGACGATGACATTTCAGAACTGAAAAAATGGCTTTCGGAAAAGTAG
- a CDS encoding NAD-dependent epimerase/dehydratase family protein, with amino-acid sequence MNRALVTGATGCLGRHLAIRLAQEGWEVTGMGRQPKVGAELELAGIRFLNGDIRDEAVVNEACTGQDVVFHCAALSSPWGRYRDFYSSNVEGTQNLIDVCLHHEVQRFIHVSTPSIYFNYIPRFNVHENDPLPSKSANHYAATKLLAEQVVMEGHAKGLPSIMIRPRAIFGPYDQTLFPRIVAANAKSGVPMIGGGQALIDLTCVDNVVDALLLCRDVDATALGRAYNISNGDPRAFSELVSSLFGMLDMPLHRRNIPYRMAYGVAALLERVHGYIPALGEPALTRYTVGSLSIPQTLDITDAQEQLGYIPRVSIEEGLQQFADWWRAESC; translated from the coding sequence ATGAACAGAGCATTGGTTACAGGAGCTACGGGATGTCTGGGCAGGCATCTCGCGATACGACTTGCACAAGAGGGATGGGAAGTCACTGGCATGGGCCGACAGCCCAAAGTTGGGGCAGAACTTGAGTTGGCAGGAATCCGATTCCTGAATGGAGATATACGGGATGAGGCTGTCGTGAACGAAGCGTGTACGGGACAGGATGTGGTGTTTCACTGTGCAGCTCTATCCTCGCCATGGGGCCGTTATCGTGACTTTTATAGCAGTAATGTAGAAGGCACACAAAACCTCATTGATGTCTGCCTGCATCATGAGGTACAGCGATTCATACATGTCTCAACTCCAAGTATATATTTTAACTACATACCGCGATTTAACGTACATGAGAATGACCCGTTGCCATCCAAATCAGCCAATCATTATGCAGCCACGAAGCTTCTCGCTGAGCAGGTTGTAATGGAGGGGCATGCGAAGGGACTTCCGTCGATCATGATTCGACCGCGAGCGATCTTTGGTCCGTATGATCAGACGTTATTTCCCAGAATTGTCGCAGCAAACGCAAAATCGGGCGTGCCCATGATCGGTGGTGGACAGGCATTAATCGATCTGACATGTGTGGATAACGTGGTGGATGCCCTATTATTGTGCCGAGATGTTGATGCCACAGCACTCGGCAGAGCCTACAATATCTCCAATGGCGATCCGAGGGCGTTCAGTGAGTTGGTGAGCAGCCTGTTTGGCATGCTGGATATGCCCTTGCATCGTCGAAACATTCCTTATCGGATGGCATATGGTGTGGCAGCGTTGCTGGAGCGAGTTCATGGCTATATTCCTGCGTTGGGTGAGCCTGCGTTAACAAGGTATACAGTCGGCTCCTTATCCATCCCACAGACGTTGGATATTACGGATGCACAGGAGCAATTGGGATACATCCCTCGGGTGTCCATTGAAGAGGGATTGCAACAATTTGCAGACTGGTGGAGGGCTGAATCATGCTGA
- a CDS encoding MBL fold metallo-hydrolase yields the protein MLTTTPVKLYLGAAGYCTHPEFLTLRGGRWSPVPFPAGFACIIHPVHGPILLDTGYSSRFFEETAHLPNALYRHITPVVYREEDSAVHFLAGLGLKASDIRYIILSHFHGDHIAGVRDFPEAQFIYLPRAYDAVRSLGPIAAVKAGFLAGLLPENFMARSWPVTRQPERWTRAGEAFPFDEVYDIFGDGSLLGVDVSGHAEGMMGLLLRTEEHDYFLCADAVWSSRAFREQRRPNILAGIIMSDRQQYGRNFDRLVQLHQQFPHIRIVPSHCRDALDAWGEGGPAR from the coding sequence ATGCTGACGACAACTCCGGTAAAACTATATTTGGGTGCGGCGGGTTACTGTACACATCCAGAGTTTCTGACGCTGCGTGGTGGTCGATGGAGCCCAGTACCTTTCCCGGCAGGATTTGCCTGCATCATTCATCCCGTACATGGACCGATCCTGCTGGATACGGGATATAGTTCCCGCTTTTTCGAGGAGACGGCTCATTTGCCTAACGCACTGTATCGTCATATTACACCAGTGGTCTATCGTGAGGAGGATAGTGCCGTTCATTTTCTGGCTGGGCTTGGACTGAAAGCTTCCGATATTCGGTATATCATCCTCTCTCATTTTCACGGCGATCACATCGCGGGTGTGCGAGATTTCCCGGAGGCACAATTCATCTATCTGCCAAGAGCCTATGATGCTGTGCGCTCACTTGGTCCGATTGCGGCTGTAAAAGCAGGCTTTCTTGCCGGGCTGTTACCCGAGAATTTTATGGCCAGATCATGGCCTGTTACGCGTCAGCCTGAGCGATGGACAAGAGCGGGGGAAGCTTTCCCTTTTGATGAGGTCTACGATATCTTTGGCGATGGCAGTCTGCTGGGGGTGGATGTATCCGGTCATGCAGAAGGCATGATGGGACTCCTGCTGCGTACGGAAGAACATGACTATTTTCTCTGCGCGGACGCGGTGTGGTCGAGTCGGGCTTTTCGTGAACAGCGCAGACCGAACATTCTTGCTGGAATCATTATGTCGGATCGACAGCAGTATGGACGGAACTTTGATCGACTGGTTCAGCTGCATCAGCAGTTTCCCCACATTCGGATTGTGCCGAGTCATTGTCGAGATGCACTGGACGCTTGGGGTGAAGGAGGGCCAGCACGATGA
- a CDS encoding F390 synthetase-related protein: MSNTFRIVVHYALARGLRTWKAREQLERWQERRIIRHVHQIRARSPFYEKWWGRLDASDWRSFPLIDKSIMMEHFDTLNTVGITKDEALVLAGESEETRDFKPSIQGVTVGLSSGTSGNRGIFLVSDREQDAWTGTVLAKLLPGGLWKPAKIAFFLRANSNLYESVQRGKLQFEYFDLLERVETLVNRLETYQPTVWVAPPSMLRLLADAYVAGHLTAVPDKIISVAEVLDPLDRKVLEQVFGQTVHQVYQCTEGFLGATCRYGTLHLNEDIVHIEKEFIDPATLRFVPIITDFSRTSQPIIRYRLNDILTEAALPCACGSPFTAIERIEGRCDDTLYFSNMHTDEAVPVFPDFVTRSVIAASPDIEHYRVVQQGDGTMEVSLRLGGSAVMEQVETDVRGELMKLGERLECTLPEIRFVPYTFEPGLTKLRRVERRDNGVAD, encoded by the coding sequence ATGAGTAATACCTTTCGTATTGTGGTTCATTATGCACTCGCACGTGGGCTGCGAACATGGAAGGCACGAGAACAACTGGAGCGCTGGCAAGAACGCCGGATTATTCGGCATGTTCATCAGATTCGTGCCCGATCTCCATTTTACGAGAAGTGGTGGGGGAGATTGGACGCATCCGACTGGAGAAGCTTTCCCTTGATTGACAAATCAATCATGATGGAGCACTTCGATACACTGAACACGGTGGGCATTACCAAGGACGAAGCGCTGGTTCTTGCGGGTGAAAGTGAAGAAACACGCGATTTCAAACCTTCCATTCAAGGTGTGACGGTTGGACTGTCTTCGGGGACGTCAGGGAATCGGGGGATATTTTTGGTGAGTGATCGGGAGCAGGATGCGTGGACGGGCACAGTGCTGGCTAAGTTGCTTCCTGGTGGACTGTGGAAACCTGCGAAGATTGCGTTTTTCCTGCGGGCCAACAGTAATCTGTATGAATCGGTGCAACGTGGCAAATTGCAGTTTGAGTACTTTGATCTGCTGGAGCGTGTGGAGACCTTGGTGAATCGGCTGGAAACCTACCAACCTACCGTGTGGGTGGCTCCTCCATCCATGCTGCGTCTGTTGGCGGATGCCTATGTGGCAGGCCACCTGACCGCTGTACCGGATAAAATCATCTCTGTTGCCGAGGTGCTGGACCCCCTGGATCGCAAGGTGTTGGAGCAGGTCTTCGGACAGACCGTTCATCAAGTCTATCAGTGTACGGAAGGATTTCTGGGTGCGACCTGTCGTTATGGCACACTGCATTTGAATGAAGATATCGTGCATATTGAAAAAGAGTTCATTGATCCCGCCACCCTGCGGTTCGTGCCCATTATTACGGACTTCTCCAGAACATCACAGCCGATCATCCGGTATCGGTTGAATGATATTCTGACCGAGGCGGCGCTGCCATGTGCCTGTGGTTCCCCGTTTACCGCCATTGAGCGGATTGAAGGCCGCTGTGATGACACGCTTTATTTTTCAAACATGCATACGGATGAGGCGGTACCGGTCTTTCCGGATTTCGTTACCCGTTCGGTCATTGCGGCTTCGCCGGATATTGAACATTATCGTGTGGTGCAGCAAGGAGACGGAACAATGGAAGTATCTCTTCGACTTGGCGGGAGCGCAGTGATGGAGCAGGTCGAGACGGATGTACGGGGTGAACTGATGAAGCTGGGAGAGCGTCTGGAATGTACCCTACCTGAGATCAGATTTGTTCCGTATACGTTTGAACCGGGACTTACGAAGCTGCGCAGGGTGGAGAGACGAGATAACGGAGTGGCGGATTAA
- a CDS encoding serine/threonine-protein kinase codes for MTDQVELEIDGISFVLKESHSFDWLRPMGKIFRVFDQQDSGNLSFGIVREDGKKLFVKYAGAHTIHANHTGSPPEAIRNLKSSVSVYKDLAHDTLIRLTDHFATDEGYACVFDWVDGECLHSHWYFPPPAKYEDPRSPYYRFRQLPVETRIRAMEQILDFHIEVERRGYVAVDLYDGSLIYDFDRNFMRICDIDLYRKGSFTNTMGRMWGSSRFMSPEEFELGAPIDVVTNVFNMGAMAFGLLGGEKDRSYARWDAGEALYQVVMRAVSADRSERYATIAELGEAWKEATL; via the coding sequence ATGACAGATCAAGTTGAACTTGAGATCGATGGTATTTCCTTTGTCTTAAAAGAGTCTCATTCTTTTGATTGGTTACGGCCCATGGGTAAGATCTTTCGCGTATTCGATCAGCAGGATTCAGGGAACCTGAGCTTCGGGATTGTGCGAGAGGATGGAAAGAAATTGTTCGTTAAATATGCGGGAGCACATACAATTCATGCGAATCATACGGGAAGTCCCCCGGAAGCCATTCGTAATCTGAAATCATCTGTTTCCGTCTATAAAGATTTGGCACATGACACGTTGATTCGACTAACGGATCATTTTGCAACGGATGAGGGCTATGCCTGTGTCTTCGACTGGGTAGATGGGGAATGTCTGCATTCCCACTGGTATTTTCCGCCTCCAGCCAAGTATGAAGATCCGCGTTCACCTTATTATCGGTTCAGACAGCTTCCAGTGGAGACACGCATTCGGGCGATGGAACAGATTCTGGATTTTCATATCGAGGTGGAACGAAGAGGGTATGTGGCTGTTGATCTGTATGATGGCAGTCTGATCTATGATTTTGACAGAAACTTTATGAGAATTTGTGATATTGATCTGTATCGCAAGGGCTCTTTTACCAATACCATGGGGCGTATGTGGGGTTCTTCCCGCTTTATGTCTCCCGAAGAGTTTGAGCTAGGCGCACCCATAGATGTGGTTACCAATGTATTCAACATGGGGGCAATGGCGTTTGGGTTGCTTGGCGGGGAGAAAGATCGTTCCTATGCCAGATGGGATGCCGGAGAAGCGTTGTATCAGGTTGTGATGCGTGCAGTGAGCGCCGATCGGTCCGAGCGGTATGCAACGATTGCGGAACTCGGTGAGGCATGGAAAGAAGCTACCTTGTAA